The nucleotide window CCCTTAAAGACGCTGAAGACGTCGGTGGTGGCGCCGCCGATGTCCACGCCGATGACGGTGATGCCCTCCCGGCGGGCGATGGTCTGGATGATTTCGCCGACGGCCCCGGGGGTGGGCATGATGGGGATATTGTTGCCCTCGGTGTCGCGGGCCCAGGTCATCAGCTTGGAGTAGCCCGGCGCCTGGGCCATGACGTGCTCCATGAAGAAGTCGTGGATGGCGTGCCGCGCGGGTCCGAGGTTCTCCCGCTCCAGCACCGGCCGGATGTTGTCCACCATGTGGAGCGCCGTCTTCTTGCCCAGCTCTTTCTCGACGGCCTCCCGGGCGGCGATGTTCCCGGCGTATATGACCGGCAGGTTGTACCCGACGCCGAAGCGAGGCTTGGGGTCGGCGGCGCCGATTATCTCGGCCAGCGCCGCGACGTGCTTTATCGTCCCCCCGTCCACCCCGCCGGACAGAAGGATGATATCGGGCCGCAGGCGGCGGATGGCTTCTATCTTCACGTGGTTCGGCCGGCGGTCGTTGGTGGCCAGGACGTCCATGACGATGGCCCCGGCGCCCAGGGCGGCGCGCTGGGCCGATTCCCCCGTCATCTGCTTCACCACTCCGGCGACCATCATCTGCAGGCCGCCCCCGGCGGAGCTGGTCGAGAGGTAAATGTCGCAGCCCTCATTATCGTCCTTCTTGACCATTATCGTGTTGTCGGCGGCGATGAAGTTGCGGCCCGATAGCTCCTCCACCTCGCTCACGGCGTTGATGACGCCCCGGGTCACGTCCTCGGCCGGTTTCTCCACGGTGGTGGGCGCTTCGCCACGGACGACGAGACGGTACACGCCGTCGGGCTGCTGCTGGATAAAGATGGCCTTGGTGGTGGTGGACCCGCAGTCCGTAGCCAGGATCGTCTTCATCGGTGTTCGGCCTTTGCATGGGGTTAATATTTCAACGCCAGCGCCAGCGTTTGCGTTTTTGAATGCGTTTGGTCTGTCTCTTCTCGGCGAGGTAATCGTCCAGGCGGGCGAGGCATCGTTGGACGTATTCCCGGTTCTCGAAAAGCCTCTGGAGCTGGTCGTAGGGGGCCACCTCGAGGAAGGCGGGCCAGAAAAGCTCCAGGAACCCGGCGATGAACGGCTCCAGAACCAGCATGGCCTGACTGCCGTAGTAGGCCATGGGGTACGAGCTCTGGACGAACAGGACCGCCGGCTCGAGAAGGTTCTTCTCGAAGAGCTTCTGGCAGATGCGATCGATGAGCTCGTCGGCCTTCTCCGAGGGCAAATCGCTCCTGACCTTGACGGAGAAGGCGTGCCGCAGGCGGCCCTTTAACCGGGCGTCGCCGGTCTTTTCCCTCGGCATGGGGGCGATCCATTGGGAGGTACAATCCGCAAAAGTTTACTTTTGACGGGGGCTAAAAGTCAAGCTGGACGGGCCTCCCGTGTCCCGTCGGTACGGCGGGTCAGAGCTTCCCGCCGTCGCGAGTGAGTTGTACCGCCCCGCCGACTGTGGTAAGCTAGCCCTAAAGACAAACGTTTCCATCCCGAGGAGTGCCCATGGCGGAGAGGATGATAGGCGTCATCGGCGGTTCCGGCCTGTACCGGGTAGAGAGCCTCACCGATACCCGCGAGGAGTGGATCAGCACACCCTTCGGCGAGCCTTCGGATGCGGCCGTCATCGGGAAGCTGGCCGGGCGCGATGTGGCCTTCCTCCCCCGGCACGGACGGGGCCACGCCCGCTCGCCCTCCGAGGTCAACTACCGGGCCAACATCTGCGCCCTGAAGATGCTGGGCGTCCGCTGGATAATCTCCGTCTCGGCGGTGGGCTCCATGAAGGAGGAGATAAAGCCCCTGGACGTGGTGGTCCCCGACCAGTTCATAGACCGCACCCGACACCGCCAGGACACCTTCTTCACCGACGGCGTGGTGGCCCACGTGGGCCTGGCCGATCCCTTCTGCGGTGAATTGCGGAAAATCTTCGTCGCGAAGTGCCGCGAGCTGGGTCTTTCGACCCACGACGGCGGGACGTACCTGTGCATGGAGGGGCCCCAGTTCTCCACCCGCGCCGAAAGCGAGCTCTATCGCTCCTGGGGCGTCTCGGTCATCGGGATGACCAACCTCACCGAGGCGCGCCTGGCCCGCGAGGCTGAAATCGCCTACGCCACCCTCGCCTTCTCCACCGACTACGACTGCTGGCGCAAGGGGGAGGAGACCGTCACCGCCGAGATGGTCGTGGCCAATTTGTCAAAGAACGCGGAGAAAGCCAAGCGGCTCATCGAGCTCATCGTCCCCGCCATCGCGCTCGACTCCGAAT belongs to bacterium and includes:
- the mtnP gene encoding S-methyl-5'-thioadenosine phosphorylase gives rise to the protein MAERMIGVIGGSGLYRVESLTDTREEWISTPFGEPSDAAVIGKLAGRDVAFLPRHGRGHARSPSEVNYRANICALKMLGVRWIISVSAVGSMKEEIKPLDVVVPDQFIDRTRHRQDTFFTDGVVAHVGLADPFCGELRKIFVAKCRELGLSTHDGGTYLCMEGPQFSTRAESELYRSWGVSVIGMTNLTEARLAREAEIAYATLAFSTDYDCWRKGEETVTAEMVVANLSKNAEKAKRLIELIVPAIALDSECSCHSALANSIVTDKSNVPPAVLHRLKPIAGRYLKTDSPRKT